Part of the Ruegeria sp. THAF33 genome, AGGAACCAGCCCGTTGACCGGCGAGAAGCTGCAGGTTTTACGGGGAGCAGTTTAGCACTCTAGCTACCTAATGCGGACTTTAATGCAACATCTCGCAGCGGTGGATTCGTTACGCAATGTAGGGTTCGAACAGTGTCAGATTCTGCACTTGCAGCGGATGACCGGAATGTGGGCTGCGACCGCAGAATGCCACCAGTGTGTCGAATGTCTCTTATGGGCCGGTCCTCAAAATTTGCAAGGTTCCCTATCCGCGTTTTGCTGTCATTGGGGCATCGTGCAGCATTGGTCAAAATGGGCTCGATTGTAACCATCGCTGCGCCGAGAACGTACGCCCGGTCCGGATTGGCGAACGGCACTTGCCGCCCGCCAAGGTACTCTAGATGTCGATTTTCTCGGCGATACTCAGCGCATCTTCAAGTTCGACGCCGAGGTATCTGACTGTGCTATCGACCTTGGTGTGCCCGAGCAGAAGCTGAACCGCTCGGAGATTTCCCGTTTTCCGGTAGATCTCTGCCGCCTTGGTCCGTCGAAGCGAATGCGTTCCGTATCCGCTTGGTTCCAAGCCAATTGCAGCCACCCAGTCTCTGACAAGCCGACCGTACTGGCGCGTCGAGATGTGTGGTCGGTCGTGGAAACGGCTGGGAAACATGAACGGGCAAGCCAGCATCTCGGGCGACTTCACCCATGCCAGGACAGAGTCCCTTGTGTTTTCAGTCAGTTCGAACTGAACGGGGCGCTTGGTTTTGCTTTGGATCACTGAAACACGCTCTCGGACGCGGTCATCCTTGACGAGATCAGCCACTGCGAGTTTGACCAGATCGCATCCACGCAGTTTGCTGTCTATGGCGACGTTGAACAAAGCCAGATCGCGAAGGTAGCCCGCAAGTTCCAGGCGTGCGCGGATCGCCCAGACCTGTTTTGGCAAGAGTGGGCGCTTCTGGCCGATGATACGCCCCTTGTTCCACGCTCTGCGTTTTGGGGTTACGGCGGGTAGTTGGACTCTTGGCATGATATGCCCTCCGATCCCCCCTCCACGCCCAGTCATCAGCACCGTGCTGACAAGGCGATTCTACGAGGCGGCGGAATGTCCGCAGTCCAAAGACAGTTTGGCACGCCATTTCTGCGTGAGCATTAGGCGGCTCCGAGCCCAAAGTGTTCATTTTCAAGAGTCGGGATTCGCGCTTGCAGCGAAGAAATCAAGCACGTGCAGAAATAACGCGATGAACGCGCACCGGCATATTGATTACTGCGTTAAAACGATGCCCGTCTCAGCTTCAAGTTTTTCTGCGTCGACGGTAATTATGCGTCCCGTTGCGTCGGTGCTGATGACGCCGCCTCCAGACTGATGCAGTGACTTGAGGAATTTCAATACTTCCGGAGATGAACCGATCTTGAAATGCTTCAGCGGGTCACCGGACTTAATGTTGGTCAAGTCAAATACGGCAACCTTCAGACCACCAAGCTCAGACACGGATTTGATATCACCGACCCTATCTCCCTGACGCCGAAGTTTTGCTGAGAGGCTAAGCGCCAGATCATCATTTGTTGTCAGCAAGATGATGGGTATACCTTGCGCCAGGACAGGTTGCGCCTGCGTGCGGAAAACATCTATGTCGAGGTCCGCAGATATCAGGATAAGAGCCCGGATTTTCCGCAAAACCGATATTTGATTTTGCTGAGCCAATTCACGCATGGTGTCCATGGCCACGAAATTTCCCATGGAGTGGGCAACCACCAGATAGTTCGTCAGACGCGACTCTGACATGGCGGCGAGGGTCTCTTTGAATGATCCACGGGCAAACAATGCGCTTTCACGGTCATCAAGGTATTTCAACACGCTGCCTGCAGACGGCCAAGAATAGACGATTTCGACCCCTTCGCGTCCGGTATCTTCTGCGAGGGCGGTTGCGCGTATGACAGCTTCGGCTGAATTGGTGTTGAACCCATGGACGAAAACAAATCCTTGACGGTCATCGACAGCGCGTTTGCCGGCCTCTTCATTTATTGCCCGGACAAATGCCTGTTTGCCTTTCAGCCGTACGGCAGAAGAGACCAGGAACTGCGTGTTCGGATCAACATCTTGTCCTTTAGGGTACCTCACTTCCCCGATTTCCCGCGCTGGCGGTATCGAGATGACAAGTTTGGAATAATTGGTCTGGTCGGAACGGGTTTCAGTAAAGAAATCTGGCGCGGGTGCAGGCGCCCGGGAGGCCGCGACCAGGATCGTCCTTTCGCGTGCTGGCGTTGCAGCATTTGGCAACAGGGCCAATGTTCCGCGTTCACCGCAGCCGCTGATCATTGCGGCGGCAACGACAACCAATACAGTCAAACTGCGCATGGCCATGTCCTTTTTTGAAGCGCTAAAATATTGATTAGACGCGCCAGTACGTCAGCCAGAGGCCGATACACGCGGTGCCTCGGTGTCGTCCGCGGTGGCAATAACATCGTCTGAACGATCCACTTTTACAGTACGTTCAGCAAACTCGATACCGTTGTTTGCAAAGCCTTGCTGCACCAGCCTGTAGACTTCGCGGCGGATGAGAAACTGTTCGCCAGGCAGGGTTGTGAATTTGACACGCACGGTCAGCCCGTAGAGATCGACGCCGTAGATACCTTGAAACTTAACAGGCGAGAGCATTTGCGGACCAAAATACTCATCCTCTTCGATTTGCCTGGACAGCGCCTTGATGACTTTCTTAACTTTGAGGATGTCCGTGTCATGCGGGACCTGAAACTCAAGCTTTGAGATGACCCAGTCCCGGCTGCGGTTCTTGACCGATTGAATGGTGCCGTAAGGAAGCGTTTGCAGCGCTCCCCGGTGGTGCCGGATTTGCATCGATCTCAGAGAAATCTTTTCGACGGTGCCACGCGTCTCA contains:
- a CDS encoding tyrosine-type recombinase/integrase, which translates into the protein MPRVQLPAVTPKRRAWNKGRIIGQKRPLLPKQVWAIRARLELAGYLRDLALFNVAIDSKLRGCDLVKLAVADLVKDDRVRERVSVIQSKTKRPVQFELTENTRDSVLAWVKSPEMLACPFMFPSRFHDRPHISTRQYGRLVRDWVAAIGLEPSGYGTHSLRRTKAAEIYRKTGNLRAVQLLLGHTKVDSTVRYLGVELEDALSIAEKIDI
- a CDS encoding alpha/beta hydrolase, which gives rise to MRSLTVLVVVAAAMISGCGERGTLALLPNAATPARERTILVAASRAPAPAPDFFTETRSDQTNYSKLVISIPPAREIGEVRYPKGQDVDPNTQFLVSSAVRLKGKQAFVRAINEEAGKRAVDDRQGFVFVHGFNTNSAEAVIRATALAEDTGREGVEIVYSWPSAGSVLKYLDDRESALFARGSFKETLAAMSESRLTNYLVVAHSMGNFVAMDTMRELAQQNQISVLRKIRALILISADLDIDVFRTQAQPVLAQGIPIILLTTNDDLALSLSAKLRRQGDRVGDIKSVSELGGLKVAVFDLTNIKSGDPLKHFKIGSSPEVLKFLKSLHQSGGGVISTDATGRIITVDAEKLEAETGIVLTQ
- a CDS encoding mechanosensitive ion channel family protein; protein product: MAKPSTLYWWLIGLGSIVLVVAEVVFGGILLHGETKQITSTTRVLLFLLSGSLLSLAMLAALRHYLLTSNARQETTDPEHAPSSRGLSVIPLVRAILITFTVVIAILVALAELGVKIAPMLAGAGIVGIVLGMGAQSLLKDILAGIFFVIDDAFRLGEYVEIGETRGTVEKISLRSMQIRHHRGALQTLPYGTIQSVKNRSRDWVISKLEFQVPHDTDILKVKKVIKALSRQIEEDEYFGPQMLSPVKFQGIYGVDLYGLTVRVKFTTLPGEQFLIRREVYRLVQQGFANNGIEFAERTVKVDRSDDVIATADDTEAPRVSASG